The following are from one region of the Oncorhynchus nerka isolate Pitt River linkage group LG8, Oner_Uvic_2.0, whole genome shotgun sequence genome:
- the LOC115133636 gene encoding ubiquitin thioesterase OTUB1-like — protein MAEEQQQETTQGEMEAGGVNCLAYDEAIMAQQDRIQQEIATSIPLVSDRQELSVLQREYAVEDTIYQLKIKDLHKKYSYIRKTRPDGNCFYRAFGFSHLESLLEDSKELQRFKAVAAKSKLDLVNQGFTEFTIEDFHNTFMDLLELCEKQPGLRELLGSFRDQSVSDYIVVYLRLLTSGYLQREHGFFQHFIEGGRSVKEFCQQEVEPMSKESDHIHIIALAQALNVSILVEYMDRGEGGSVNHHVFPEGSEPRVFLLYRPGHYDILYK, from the exons ATGGCGGAGGAACAGCAGCAGGAAAcaacacagggagagatggagg CGGGAGGAGTAAACTGCCTCGCTTATGATGAGGCTATTATGGCTCAGCAGGATCGAATCCAGCAGGAG ATCGCAACTAGCATCCCTTtagtgtcagacagacaggaactatcAGTGTTGCAGAGAGAGTATGCCGTGGAAGACACCATTTATCAGCTCAAGATCAAG GATTTACACAAAAAATACTCGTATATCCGCAAGACGCGGCCAGATGGGAACTGTTTCTACAGAGCTTTTGGCTTTTCACATCTCGAATCACTGCTAGAAGACAGCAAAGAGCTGCAGAG GTTCAAAGCAGTGGCAGCAAAGAGCAAACTGGACCTGGTCAACCAGGGTTTTACAGAGTTCACCATCGAAGACTTCCACAATACT TTCATGGACCTGTTGGAGCTGTGTGAGAAGCAGCCGGGCCTCCGTGAGCTGCTGGGCTCCTTCAGAGACCAGAGCGTGTCAGACTACATCGTGGTGTACCTGCGGCTGCTCACCTCAGGCTACCTGCAGAGGGAGCACGGCTTCTTCCAGCACTTCATCGAGGGTGGACGATCCGTCAAGGAGTTCTGCCAGCAG GAGGTGGAGCCCATGTCTAAAGAAAGTGACCATATCCACATCATTGCCTTGGCCCAGGCCTTGAACGTGTCCATCCTAGTGGAGTACATGGACCGGGGTGAGGGAGGCTCTGTCAACCACCATGTCTTCCCTGAAGGCAGCGAGCCTCGTGTCTTCCTCCTCTATAGACCCGGCCACTACGACATCTTGTACAAATAA